Part of the Zea mays cultivar B73 chromosome 4, Zm-B73-REFERENCE-NAM-5.0, whole genome shotgun sequence genome is shown below.
AACCAATCTGTGCAAGCCACAATCATGCACTGTAGTAACATGAACGAACAGATGCCAATCCTACTGAATCGAATGCCGAATGGAATATAGATGAAAGAGTAAAAAAGGAATCAACAGCTCAGCACGTATAGAAATAAATTACATCACGGGGCAGTGCAGATCCAAACTGCTAGCACCTGCGAGAAGCAGATCCAAATCGTCGTGCGTTTGTGGACAACATCGCCGGTGAGCAGTAGATGAGGAGCATCACCGGTGAGGAGAAAGAACATCACATGTTGGATTGGAGGATGCAACAGAGATCTGGCACCAGTTGCTGGTGGGTCATGAGGATGCCCTTATCCTCCGCGGCAAGCCGGGCAGCGTCTCCACGGGGCTTCTTCCTTGCGAGCGTCGCGCCTCCCTACGAGCGTTGCACCGCCGCCTCCCTGCGAGCGCTGGCAAAGATTTAGGTACACAGGTCTGCGAGCGCCGGCTAAGATTCAATTGCGGCCCTTCACACAATCCATGGGCTATGCCCTTTCGTTCGATCCACAACCACATTTCGGCCATGTTTGATGACCCGATCCTTACCGGCCCTTTAGTGAAATGGCCTGATCCAACTCGGCTCTAATTAGTAGGGAACCCAAAAAAACTTAAATTTATTAGCCTATGAGTTAGGAGGCCCTTTCAGCTCGTGAGTTTGTGAAGCCCATTCCCAGGCCTAGGCACGGTGGCTCTTCCAGCAGCTGAGTGCGTGGTGCAGCTCCTCCAGCAGCGACCGGCacaggagagagggagaggcggCTAGGAGAGGCGGCTGGGAGGAGGGAGTTGGGAGTGAGGCAGCTGGGAGAAGATAGAGGGAGAGGTCTGGGAGAGAGGGAGGGGAAGTGGGCTTAAGTGCTTAACCTAGTTTTACTGGGCTAGTGGGCTTTTGGGCTGATTTGTAGGCTGGGGGGctagttttttcttttctttatcttTTTCTCTACTTTATTAATGTTTTTATCCTAAATACTTTCTCAAATATCAATATTTTCTTCTTCTAATTTTAACTATATTTAAGGCGTCGCCTCGCCTTACGCCTTATCGCTTAAAAGGTAAGGAGGGGGTCAGTCGCCTTACCTTGCCTTGTCGCCTTAACAACTATGGTATTAATATAGTTTTTTATGCACGAATTGAGTTGGTTGCATGAGTTATACATTCAGTACATCCTTCAAAATTTACCAAGTGTGTTAAAAAACTGTGTAAAAATCTGACAATGAATTTGTGGTATATTTGATTATATTTCTCAGTGTAATTAGAGCTACTAGAAGATTTGCTCTTCACATCATTGCTTGCCAGTGGTTTATTTAGCAATTTATAACACTCAAAGATCCATTTATGATCATGAAGGTTATTTGTGCCTTACGAATCCTCTAATACTTAATATGCTGATCGGTTGATGAGTAACTGATTAGCAATTCAGTGGGACCTCTCTCTTGCAAAGTAAACTTCTGCTATTTTATTTGTTCAGAACTGTTCCTCCAAAATCCAATGGTGTGCTAATTTCAACTATCATGTCTTTAAAAAATCCCCATATCTTGTTGCTTCTGATAATCAGAGTTAAAGTTTTGCTACCAACATCTTTTTGCAGCCACCTCGTACTCGGCACTGCCATGACTGTGATAAATGCGTCCTTCAATTTGATCATCACTGCATATGGCTTGGAACATGCATTGGCAAAAAGAACCATTGTCGTTTTTGGTGAGTTTTTAATGTACGTCTTCACCTATATGTTCCATTCACTTGCACATAAGTTGCAGTGCTGTGTTATAAACTACCATAATTTTTACAGAAAAATTACAGTTTTTTCTTTGATTCGGACATTGATAAACTTTCTTAGTATGGCGTTTAGATCTGCTATGGTGTATGGTGCAGAATGTTGGATCACAAAAAGATGACATGTTCTGCAGATAAGTGTTGCGAAAATGCTTATATTGTGTTGAATTTGTGGTCATACAAGAAGGGATCGAATCTGGAACGATGATATATGTGATAGGATAGAGGTAGCACCAGTTGAAAAAAAAACTCTCAACTTATTCAACACCGGTTAAGATGGTTTAGACATGTCCAACGGAGACCTTCATAAGCACTAGTGCGTAGTAGGATCCTAAGATGCGATAACGATTTAGTTTTGAATAGGAGTGCATGGAAAACCATTATCCATGTGCCTGATCCTTGATTTTGGTTTCATTTGGGTTTCAACTGTAGCCTACcctaacttgcttgggactaaaagaggctttgttgttgttgttgttgttgttgtccacAGATGTTTCCCCGAGTTGTAGTTTTGTGACTGAAAGTGCATATTGATCAGACTAATGCTCTGAAGTATTTGCAATGTACCATTAGACAGATAGAACTTAAAATGCCACTGAGTATTTGAGAATCAACACCCCCTCCTGTGCTATAATGATTTATCTTATTTATTGACCTAACCTAACTACTGCTTCTACTACTTCATTGTGATTACACATTGAGATTTTCATGCTGTGCGATTGCAGTATGATACTATCGTTGAAATTCTTTTTGTTCTTATGGTTGCATAATCGCCTTTCCTAGGTGGTACATATCTGAAGAAACAATCTTGTGTATCTGGACTGCTGTTCTCTACATTGAGTCATTGCGTTTAGATGTCGACAAGGCCTGGTATGATATGTTATTCTCTCCAAAAATTTATGTGCTTGCTCATCTGATGTGAATTTTATGTTTTCAATTTGGACTTCAGAATTCCTGCTATGCTGACTTGGGCTCATTTTCATCATATTACAGGTGGAAGGATTTTGTCGGTGTGATCCTGTTGGCAGTGCTTATCTTTATCCTGATATTCCTACTACTATTGTGGTTGTTTCATTCGTAAGTTTTGTCCATGTCCAATGTCTTTGAATAGATAGGCTTATATTCTTTGAAGCTAAATATCAAAATGCAGCTTCAAATTTACATTTGTTCCCTTGAGTCAGTAGATCTAGGGCGACTAGGTGACTTTTCTATCGAAAAAGTGAATGCAGCTTGTTAATTCAACAGGTGATGGAGCATTTCTGAAATTGCAGATAAATAGAAGTGACGAGAAagcaaaacaaaagaaaaaaaatggaTCAACTACCGGTGCATGTAGTTTACAAGCTAGCAATAAAACTAACATTGTAGCATCCAGAATTCCACTCTATCTAATGATGAGCTGCATGTTCAAGGAAAAACATCCAACAATTCTACTTCGTCCTGGATAATAATGCTCTCTCAAAGCATCAAAGCTACACATCTTAAAAACTAGAAATTTATACCCTTTTTTTTCAATTTTACAACATGGAGCTCAAGAACCCTAAATCAACACACTTTGTATACATCCCTAAAAGGGCACTTCATATATAAATAATGTGTGTTGGTTTGATGTTTTTTTTTGCAGGTACATTGCTGTAACAAATCAAACAACCTACGAAGTTGCCAGAAGGAAGCGAATATTCTACCTAAGGTATATCGCTGTAGGAGCGACGCAGTTTGTGACTGGTATATTTTTGTATTGTTAAGATACGCCAACCATTGTGGTTGTGTACTGCTTGTAGGGGAGTACCTGAAAGAGTCCACCCATTCAGTAGAGGCATATGCAGAAATCTCTATGACTTCTGCTGTTCTAGCCAGAAGGGATATATTCTGGAAGCTGTGCCCCCAAGGGAGGAGCTGGAAGCTAGAGCTGCTCGTTACACGTGCCGAGACGTCATTTGCTGCCGTTGCTGCTGATAGCTGTACTACCATAGCATTGTGCCCATATAGCCAGTTCCACTGTTCTTTGTTCAAACCTTTCGTTAATGGAAGCAAATTTTAGTGACCTGCGGCCGTTAGTGAACTCTCGGAGTTCACTATTTGTGCATATGTCATTTAAACAGTGAGAAAAATGTGTGCCCTTTGGTCCAGCTGTTCACAGTTTGTCTGTAAAATTCTGTGTGGCCTTGCATCCAAATAGGTTTTCAGGACAGGTAGAATTGATCTGCACATTCGAGGTCTGGTTGGTAATTTCGGAATTTAGTCTACCGTTTTAAAGCCTTTCTTATTTGTGTTACTAGCGAAATATTTTATTTATCTTGATAGGTTTTTGTAACGTTGTACTGATACATCATGTGGTACTATTTGCATAATTTGTTGTTTCGGCATTTTAGATGATGAATATAGCTGCAGGCTGTAAAGCATCGGACAGGGGCTGTCTGCGAAAGACGGCAGGGGTAAACCCATGCTTGTTCTGTTGTGCCTGACACGGTCCCGCGATTCCCAATCCATTCGACGTTTGTGCAAGAACAGTCGTTAGCTGCTAGCCTGCTAGCTATATGTAACAAAATCATTCATTAGTTTACTCCTGATTGCGTTCGCCCACCTAATTTTTTACTAagtttatttaattcatagaccgATCGATGACACCAGTTCTCAACTTGCACCTCAACAACTCTTCGACGGATCTTCGCTTCGCATCGCATGCCAAACTCTCTGCTGTTCGGTTTAAAGAAAGCGACAGAACAGAAGACATTGTGCCAAATTCTCGCACTGCTCACTGCTGGGCGCTCCTGATCAAATCCTATGACCTTCAACTTGACGAGGTCCGTCCACTCTTGGGGATGCCTGCTAGTGAGGTTAAAGATGCAAACTTTTGCAGAAAAAGTCATGGTCTACACAAACTGCCCCGGCTTGACTGACGCTATTACCTTAGCAGGAGATGAAACTGAGCTGCATAAATCCGCCAAGTTTGAGCAAAAATTTTTTTTTTGCACCCGTAATTGACTGGATCTCATCCTGCTATGCCTTTGAGAAAAATGGTAGGTCCCGGGACATTAGGGTTTTTTTTTTCCAGCAAAATCGGCAGAGTACCTTTCCTTTGAGACCGTTCGCGATCAGCTAGCTGCACGAGTACCTTTCAAACTCTAAAGCATATTTCAAGCTTTGTGCTTCAAAATTCAACACTTTATACTTATATATTTCAAATATCTACTTTGTAGCGCACATAAAATTAATCTTGGGTCTAGTTGGGCGAGGGAATGGGTTTCGGTTCTCACCAGAATCACTAGCACTTCCAAATAGTCAAAGACGATACCGATGGTAGGTACAAACATTTCTAGTAGTAATTCCCTCTTGAATCAGCTCTAGAGTAGTTTCAAGTGATTCTATTTCCATATTTCGCATGTAATAGTAATTAGTTTTTTTTAACTTATCTTTCTTT
Proteins encoded:
- the LOC100193021 gene encoding Protein S-acyltransferase 10-like; this translates as MASSSAVEPSFRLSDRERRSSLGLRFTVLLMHVMFVGAVFILDPTLDWRIHEEPWYIGLYGVLVLLTLVQYFYTAGSSPGYVIDVMRAGSMMHATFVNTAALSKQSNSRNGNTNSPTSHAQLQKLSAMTPTSWAQMVVDLYPPGSNSRDWTCTHCRVVQPPRTRHCHDCDKCVLQFDHHCIWLGTCIGKKNHCRFWWYISEETILCIWTAVLYIESLRLDVDKAWWKDFVGVILLAVLIFILIFLLLLWLFHSYIAVTNQTTYEVARRKRIFYLRGVPERVHPFSRGICRNLYDFCCSSQKGYILEAVPPREELEARAARYTCRDVICCRCC